In the genome of Xiphophorus hellerii strain 12219 chromosome 14, Xiphophorus_hellerii-4.1, whole genome shotgun sequence, the window tggttggagcagctgtggttgtggttggtgcctctgctgttgttgtggttggagccgctgtggttgtggttagtgcagctgtggttgtggttggaaccactgttgttgtggttgtagccgctgtggttgtagttggagcagctgttgttgtcgttggagcagctgtggttgtggttggagcagctgtggttgtggttggtgcctctgctgttgttgtggttggagcagctgttgttgtggttggatcaactgtggttgtggttggagcagctgtggttgtagttggtgtagctgtggttgtggttgctgtagctgtggttgtggttggagctgctgttgttgtggtttgagcggctgttgttgtggttggagcagctgttgttgtggttggagcagctgtggttgtggttggagcagctgtggttgtggttggtgcggctgtggttgtggttggagcagctgtggttgtggttgtagccgctgttgttgtggttggagccaatgtggttgtggttggtgcagctgtggttgtggttagtgcagctgtggttgtggttggagccgctgtggttgtggttggagccgctgtggttgtggttggagcagctgttgttgtggttggagcaactgtggttgtggttgctgtagctgtggttgtggttggagcagctgtggttgttgttggtgtagctgtggttgtggttggtgtagctgtggttgtggttggagctgctgttgttgtggttggagcagctgtggttgtggttggagccgctgttgttgttgtggttggagcagctgtggttgtggttggagccgctgttgttgttgtggttggagcagctgcggttgtggttggagcagctgttgttgttgtggttggagcagctgtagttgtggttggagcagctgtggttgtggttggtgtagctgtggttgtggttgctgtagctgtggttgtggttggagcagctgtggttgtggttggtgtagctgtggttgtggttggagctgctgttgttgtggttggagcagctgtggttgtggttggagccgctgttgttgttgtggttggagcagctgtggttgtggttggagccgctgttgttgtggttggagcagctgtggttgtggttggagccgctgttgttgtggttggagcagctgtggttgtggttgtggttggagctgctgttgttgtggttggagccgctgtggttgtggttggagcctctgtggttgtggtcggagctgctgtggttgtggttggagcagctgttgttgtggttggagccgctgtggttgtggttggagccgctgttgttgtggttggagcagctgtggttgtggttggaaccactgttgttgtggttgtagccgctgtggttgtagttggagcagctgttgttgtcgttggagcagctgtggttgtggttggagcagctgtggttgtggttggtgcctctgctgttgttgtggttggagcagctgttgttgtggttggatcaactgtggttgtggttggagcagctgtggttgtagttggtgtagctgtggttgtggttgctgtagctgtggttgtggttggagctgctgttgttgtggtttgagcggctgttgttgtggttggagcagctgttgttgtggttggagcagctgtggttgtggttggagcagctgtggttgtggttggtgcggctgtggttgtggttggagcagctgtggttgtggttgtagccgctgttgttgtggttggagccaatgtggttgtggttggtgcagctgtggttgtggttagtgcagctgtggttgtggttggagccgctgtggttgtggttggagccgctgtggttgtggttggagcagctgttgttgtggttggagcaactgtggttgtggttgctgtagctgtggttgtggttggagcagctgtggttgttgttggtgtagctgtggttgtggttggtgtagctgtggttgtggttggagctgctgttgttgtggttggagcagctgtggttgtggttggagccgctgttgttgttgtggttggagcagctgtggttgtggttggagccgctgttgttgttgtggttggagcagctgcggttgtggttggagcagctgttgttgttgtggttggagcagctgtagttgtggttggagcagctgtggttgtggttggtgtagctgtggttgtggttgctgtagctgtggttgtggttggagcagctgtggttgtggttggtgtagctgtggttgtggttggagctgctgttgttgtggttggagcagctgtggttgtggttggagccgctgttgttgttgtggttggagcagctgtggttgtggttggagccgctgttgttgtggttggagcagctgtggttgtggttggagccgctgtggttgtggttgtggttggagctgctgttgttgtggttggagccgctgtggttgtggttggagcctctgtggttgtggtcggagctgctgtggttgtggttggagcagctgttgttgtggttggagccgctgtggttgtggttggagccgctgttgttgtggttggagcagctgtggttgtggttggaaccactgttgttgtggttgtagccgctgtggttgtagttggagcagctgttgttgtcgttggagcagctgtggttgtggttggagcagctgtggttgtggttggtgcctctgctgttgttgtggttggagcagctgttgt includes:
- the LOC116732452 gene encoding mucin-5AC-like — encoded protein: AAPTTTTAAPTTTTEAPTTTTAAPTTTTAAPTTTTTTAAPTTTTAAPTTTTAAPTTTTAAPTTTTTAAPTTTTAAPTTTTAAPTTTTATPTTTTAAPTTTTATATTTTATPTTTTAAPTTTTAAPTTTTTAAPTTTAAAPTTTTTAAPTTTTAAPTTTTTAAPTTTTAAPTTTTAAPTTTTATPTTTTATPTTTTAAPTTTTATATTTTVAPTTTTAAPTTTTAAPTTTTAAPTTTTAALTTTTAAPTTTTLAPTTTTAATTTTTAAPTTTTAAPTTTTAAPTTTTAAPTTTTAAPTTTTAAQTTTTAAPTTTTATATTTTATPTTTTAAPTTTTVDPTTTTAAPTTTTAEAPTTTTAAPTTTTAAPTTTTAAPTTTTAATTTTTVVPTTTTAAPTTTTAAPTTTTAAPTTTTAAPTTTTAAPTTTTEAPTTTTAAPTTTTAAPTTTTTTAAPTTTTAAPTTTTAAPTTTTAAPTTTTAAPTTTTTAAPTTTTAAPTTTTAAPTTTTATPTTTTAAPTTTTATATTTTATPTTTTAAPTTTTAAPTTTTTAAPTTTAAAPTTTTTAAPTTTTAAPTTTTTAAPTTTTAAPTTTTAAPTTTTATPTTTTATPTTTTAAPTTTTATATT